A stretch of Haloarcula halophila DNA encodes these proteins:
- a CDS encoding arsenic resistance protein, with amino-acid sequence MSGLSKRWIQHNQVALYAVSVLFAIGIGLGIPGASAVLEPLINPVLAVLLYVTFLEIPFIRIRRAFRNGRFMGAALGMNFVVVPVVVFGLTRFLPQEPAILVGAFMVLLTPCIDYVITFTELGGGDSEQITAATPALMLIQLVLLPLYLWLFMGQQVAEFIEAGPFIEAFIVIIAIPLSLAWATEYFAERSPRGETWQDVMGWLSVPMMGVTLFVIIASQLPRVQDSIRKIAAVVPIYVAFLVIMPLLGRLAAGLLGMGVGESRSLVFTSVTRNSLVVLPLALALPSGYSLAPAIVVTQTLVELSGMVILTRVVPSKLVPDTAGQSLSVDGVQGK; translated from the coding sequence ATGAGTGGGCTCTCGAAACGGTGGATTCAGCACAATCAGGTCGCACTGTATGCCGTTTCCGTCCTGTTCGCTATCGGTATCGGTCTCGGGATACCGGGTGCGAGCGCGGTCCTAGAACCGCTGATAAATCCTGTTCTGGCAGTCTTGTTGTATGTGACGTTCTTAGAGATCCCGTTCATTCGCATCCGCCGAGCGTTCCGGAACGGGCGATTCATGGGGGCAGCTCTCGGAATGAACTTCGTCGTCGTTCCGGTGGTCGTGTTTGGTCTCACACGGTTCCTGCCACAAGAGCCGGCAATTCTTGTCGGCGCGTTCATGGTGTTGCTGACGCCGTGTATCGACTACGTTATCACGTTCACAGAACTCGGTGGGGGCGACTCCGAACAGATTACGGCCGCGACACCCGCTCTCATGCTGATTCAGCTCGTGTTGCTCCCGCTGTATCTCTGGCTGTTCATGGGTCAGCAAGTCGCCGAATTCATCGAAGCTGGCCCATTCATCGAGGCGTTCATCGTGATTATTGCCATCCCCCTCTCACTCGCGTGGGCGACGGAATACTTCGCAGAGCGTTCTCCCCGTGGCGAAACGTGGCAAGACGTGATGGGGTGGCTCTCGGTACCGATGATGGGCGTAACACTGTTCGTGATCATCGCCTCACAGCTCCCTCGGGTACAAGATTCAATCAGGAAGATCGCTGCTGTCGTCCCGATATACGTCGCCTTTCTGGTCATCATGCCGCTCCTTGGACGGCTCGCGGCTGGACTCCTCGGAATGGGAGTTGGAGAAAGCCGCTCGCTGGTATTCACATCGGTGACACGGAATTCGCTTGTCGTCCTTCCCCTGGCACTCGCACTGCCATCAGGTTATTCGCTTGCGCCAGCCATCGTCGTAACCCAAACACTCGTCGAACTGTCGGGCATGGTAATTCTCACACGGGTTGTGCCGAGTAAGCTTGTACCTGATACCGCTGGTCAATCTCTCAGTGTGGACGGCGTGCAAGGTAAGTAA